In one window of Kosmotoga arenicorallina S304 DNA:
- a CDS encoding YggT family protein, translating into MFVLSNLIYALAVIARIIVELEIFAVILSAVFSWIAPGVYSSVRIFFQVLGDFIMKPLKKVFPGLVVGGVDLSPVIAVLILVFIDQFLINTLFDIARNLR; encoded by the coding sequence ATGTTCGTGCTCAGCAATTTGATATATGCCCTTGCGGTAATTGCCAGGATAATTGTTGAACTGGAAATATTTGCTGTGATACTCTCCGCGGTATTCAGCTGGATCGCACCTGGAGTTTATTCTTCTGTCAGGATCTTTTTTCAGGTTCTTGGTGACTTCATAATGAAACCCTTAAAAAAGGTATTCCCCGGTTTGGTGGTTGGAGGAGTGGATTTAAGCCCGGTGATCGCTGTCCTTATTTTGGTATTTATCGATCAGTTTTTGATAAACACGCTCTTTGACATAGCCAGGAACTTGAGGTGA